The Syntrophobotulus glycolicus DSM 8271 DNA window CTTCGGCGCAGGGCAACCACTGCTTCCTGGGCGCTTAGCCTCCAGTCCTCCCATTTTGTCATGCTCAACTCCTGGGGTGTGGCGCCATGTCCGGCCAGCAGGGGCGCATGGACAGTATAGCCTTTGCCTGCCAAATATTCGCCAAGCGGACGCATATCTATAGGGCAGGCCGTAAATCCATGGATCAGAACCACCCCGGCCCTGCCTTCTCCCAAAATAAACGGCTGGATCAACTCTTCTTTCGTTAGCATTTCATCACTTCCATCGTTACAATTCTATTCTACCTTGTAAAGAAAGGCACCCACCATAAATAAAAATATGCTTAATAAAATGTCTTCGTTTATTTTTAAACTGAGTTTTATCCATTCTATCATTTTCCAGTTCATTACTATATCATTGAATTAATTTTATATGGTTTTAAAAAACCTTTTTTTCAATCGTTCATGGGGGGTGTTTTTTTTGAAGCAAAAGAATTCTGACCGTCTTCAAACATTTTATAAGTGGTGGCTGCCTGTATACAAAATTTTAAATATCAGAATGCGCTCAAACTACCGGGCTGCGCTGCCTGCAATCCTGGAACGGATGGCTATCAGCAAAGAGACAACCGTCCTTGATGTCGGCACCGGAACCGGTGCCTTGGCCGGGTTATTGTCGGAGTATACTCCCAATATCACGGGTATTGATTTTTCCATTGATATGCTGAATCAGGCAAAAATAACTTACGGACAGAAGATTGACTTTATTCATATGCCAGCACATGAAATCGCCAAATTTGGACCTGAGTCTTTTGATCTGGTTACATCCGCATTCTGTCTCCATGATATGAATAATGAATACCGGTTAACTGTTTTGCAAGAGATGCAGCGGGTTGCGGCAGAAAAGGTTGTCATTCTTGATTTCCCCAAAACTTTTAACCCCGTAATCCGCTTGATTGAGCTGTTGGAGGGCAGTTTTTACCATGATTTTGTTCAACAGATTGATGATCAATTAAACTCTGTCTTCTCCATGGTTGAGGAAATCCTTTTTTCTAATGAATTGATCATCTACATTTGTGATCCTTAAAGAGCTTTATCTAAGAATAAGATAAAAGACAGGCGCTTCAAATTCAATTGAAGCGCCTCGTCTTTTTATGCTGAATATTGTCTTTTCGCTCTCAATACCCGCACATTAAGAAAGGAACGGAGCGATAATCAAGGAAATTGTACCCATCACCTTAATCAGGGCATTAAGAGATGGTCCGGCCGTATCCTTAAACGGATCACCGACGGTGTCTCCGATAACCGCTGCCGCATGGGCATCTGTTCCTTTTCCGCCCAGGTTTCCTGCCTCAATATATTTTTTAGCATTGTCCCAGGCCCCGCCGGCATTAGCCATATAAATCGCCAGCAGGAAACCTGCAACTGTACAGCCGGCAAGCATTCCGCCCATAGCGCTTTTCCCGAGTCCAAAACCGACCAGAACCGGAGTTCCTACCGCCAGCAGACCGGGTATGATCATCTGTCTGATGGCAGCCTTAGTGGAAATATCCACGCATGCCGCATAATCCGGTTTGGCTTTCCCCTCCATCAGACCGGGAATTTCTTTGAACTGGCGGCGAACTTCCCCAATCATCTCAAAAGCGGCCTTCCCGACAGCTTCCATCGCAAAGGCTGAGAAAAGGAAAGGCAGACCGCCGCCGATAAACAGACCGACAATTGTTTTCGGCACAAGAATATCAATACTGTGCAATTCCGCCAATTCAGCAAAGGCATTAAACAGGGCCAAAGCCGTAAGTGCGGCGGAACCGATCGCAAAACCCTTGGCAACAGCGGCAGTGGTATTGCCCACAGCATCAAGCTTATCTGTCGTTTTCCGGACACTGGGCTCCAGTTCCGCCATTTCGGCGATACCACCGGCATTATCGGCAACAGGTCCAAAGGAGTCAATTGCTACAATCATCCCGGCCGTAGAGAGCATAGCCATGGCGGCAACCGCGATTCCATATACCCCCGCTACAGAGAAAGAGATCATTGTCGCCGCACAAATCGTAATGACCGGCAGCGCTGTACTCTTCAAACCAACAGCCATCCCTGTAATCAGGTTGGTTGCCGGACCTGTGAGTGATGCCTGGGCAATAGACTGGGCAGGTTTTTTGTTATTGGATGTATAGTATTCTGTAATAAGTCCGATCAAGATATTGACAACCAAACCGCAAATGACCGCAATAAATACTTTATTCGGTGTAAGCACCAC harbors:
- a CDS encoding class I SAM-dependent methyltransferase produces the protein MKQKNSDRLQTFYKWWLPVYKILNIRMRSNYRAALPAILERMAISKETTVLDVGTGTGALAGLLSEYTPNITGIDFSIDMLNQAKITYGQKIDFIHMPAHEIAKFGPESFDLVTSAFCLHDMNNEYRLTVLQEMQRVAAEKVVILDFPKTFNPVIRLIELLEGSFYHDFVQQIDDQLNSVFSMVEEILFSNELIIYICDP
- a CDS encoding sodium-translocating pyrophosphatase, with translation MDFLTPLWGVGAGVLGLLVAVFFASSVLKENPGNSRMQEISKAIQEGAMAYLNRQYRTLIPIAVLIFVVLFIFKDWQVAVSFMVGAVSSGIAGYVGMGITTRANCRTTEAARTSLNKALGVSFRAGAVMGMSVAGLGLLGVAGLFLLFGNAETINSFAFGASAIALFARVGGGIYTKAADVGADLVGKVEAGIPEDDPRNPAVIADNVGDNVGDTAGMGADLFESYAATTIAGMLIGFSVFKGHGAGELLFILMGAIGIISSILASFLVRTGENANPQTALNKGLWGTNLLTALGSYALVHLLLPASYDTGSVVLTPNKVFIAVICGLVVNILIGLITEYYTSNNKKPAQSIAQASLTGPATNLITGMAVGLKSTALPVITICAATMISFSVAGVYGIAVAAMAMLSTAGMIVAIDSFGPVADNAGGIAEMAELEPSVRKTTDKLDAVGNTTAAVAKGFAIGSAALTALALFNAFAELAELHSIDILVPKTIVGLFIGGGLPFLFSAFAMEAVGKAAFEMIGEVRRQFKEIPGLMEGKAKPDYAACVDISTKAAIRQMIIPGLLAVGTPVLVGFGLGKSAMGGMLAGCTVAGFLLAIYMANAGGAWDNAKKYIEAGNLGGKGTDAHAAAVIGDTVGDPFKDTAGPSLNALIKVMGTISLIIAPFLS